A DNA window from Sediminitomix flava contains the following coding sequences:
- a CDS encoding SpoIIE family protein phosphatase produces MADFQNINIERLNKIEEAEKHVLINKSFMVVILGMLVLGGFAAYMGFYLGTLIGAITIFFLLITLVCFKKEWMGIDTLTIVYPGLLYAMFMALCYVTGGIRSSMAVWYITTIVSSFIYGGKRKGLFWSFFGVLSFMVFYIAELNGHVFENGIPEQYRLAFDGVTFMGILLYLALGLSTYEKWTVKSRERLQDMNDEILCQNEELTQQKEEITAQNTHLAESQHALQELNDEVSSKNEEIVTQNNQLEKTQQILYSSLNYGRRLQKKLFDFDAELRRDFNSHFVFQRPRNIVSGDFYWYEKIGDFKIVVVTDCTGHGVPSAFLTILAQSALKNLITSQQILNTSQILKELDTYIIENFKGDFDEGMDMGILMVNEKENVFAYSGAKTPLYRMQNGELQVIKGDINPVGGSHYKNKTYTTHLHSIEKGDIFYLSTDGYQDQFGGAENKKYLRKQFRDFLVKIHEKPLDEQKELLGSEIDSWKKNHSQTDDMLVLGLKV; encoded by the coding sequence ATGGCTGATTTTCAAAATATAAATATTGAAAGGTTAAACAAGATTGAAGAAGCTGAAAAACACGTATTAATTAACAAATCCTTCATGGTTGTCATTCTTGGCATGCTTGTACTTGGGGGTTTTGCTGCATACATGGGATTTTACCTAGGTACCTTGATAGGTGCAATCACGATTTTCTTTCTTCTGATTACTTTAGTTTGCTTCAAAAAAGAATGGATGGGTATCGACACCCTTACCATTGTTTACCCGGGGCTTCTTTATGCTATGTTTATGGCATTATGTTATGTAACAGGCGGTATCCGTTCTTCAATGGCAGTCTGGTATATCACAACCATTGTATCTTCATTTATTTATGGAGGCAAGCGAAAAGGACTTTTTTGGAGTTTCTTCGGGGTATTATCTTTTATGGTATTCTACATTGCAGAACTAAATGGTCATGTCTTCGAGAATGGTATTCCTGAACAATACAGACTTGCCTTTGATGGAGTCACTTTCATGGGTATTCTTCTATACCTTGCGCTAGGACTTTCTACTTATGAAAAGTGGACTGTCAAATCTAGAGAACGACTACAAGATATGAATGACGAGATTCTTTGTCAGAATGAAGAATTGACTCAACAAAAAGAAGAAATAACTGCTCAAAATACTCATTTAGCGGAATCTCAGCATGCTTTACAAGAATTAAACGATGAGGTTTCAAGTAAGAATGAAGAAATAGTCACTCAAAATAACCAACTAGAAAAAACACAACAAATCCTTTACTCTAGTTTGAATTATGGTCGCCGACTTCAGAAAAAGCTGTTTGATTTTGATGCAGAATTAAGAAGAGATTTCAATAGTCATTTTGTGTTCCAAAGACCTAGAAATATCGTTAGTGGTGACTTCTATTGGTATGAAAAAATCGGTGACTTTAAGATTGTTGTGGTTACTGACTGTACAGGTCATGGTGTTCCTAGTGCCTTCTTGACTATTTTAGCACAATCTGCTCTTAAAAATCTTATCACTAGCCAACAGATTTTAAATACATCTCAAATTCTTAAAGAATTAGACACCTATATCATCGAGAACTTCAAAGGTGATTTTGATGAAGGCATGGATATGGGTATTCTGATGGTAAATGAAAAAGAAAATGTATTTGCGTATAGTGGTGCTAAAACACCTCTTTACCGAATGCAGAATGGAGAACTTCAAGTTATTAAAGGAGATATCAATCCTGTTGGAGGTAGTCACTACAAGAATAAAACTTATACAACACACCTTCACAGTATTGAAAAGGGAGATATTTTCTACTTATCTACAGATGGATATCAAGATCAATTTGGAGGTGCTGAAAACAAAAAGTATTTACGTAAGCAATTCAGAGATTTCTTAGTCAAAATCCATGAGAAACCTCTTGATGAACAAAAAGAACTATTAGGATCAGAAATAGATTCGTGGAAAAAGAATCACTCTCAAACAGATGACATGCTTGTGTTGGGATTGAAAGTTTAA
- a CDS encoding HEPN domain-containing protein, which yields MSKQLEHLAPAVQKDIKELETKIERFQLGQMDEEKFKLYRLTRGVYGQRQLGVHMFRTKIPYGKLTADQLIRLADTSEKYTNGNLHLTTRQNIQYHYVKLNDSPLIWKELGELGVTAREACGNTVRNMTASAKAGVDPNEPFDVSPYVHAAYEYFLRNPICQEMGRKIKPAFSSSEQDSAFTYIHDFGFIPKVKTVDGEEVRGFKVLVGGGLGAQSFMAPVAFEFLEEDQVIPFMEAAIRVFDRYGEREKRHKARMKFLIKNLGLETFLQLVEEERKAIKSKTFKIDRELVKQPTPPEAKEWADVAPSDAAKFELWKATNTFEQKQKGFYGVQIKVLKGDIDAERARQFAAVVKEFAADDIRLTINQGILIKYVRPESFVHLFEKLNALGLAEPGFDSTGDVTSCPGTDTCNLGVTNSMGLAVELEKLIQEEYPHLLSDDAVKIKISGCMNSCGQHMVANIGFHGSSIKKKPLVIPAMQVVIGGGVNPDGEGFIAEKVIKIPTKRIPQTVRILLDDYEENREEGEYYNNYFRRQGKMYFYGILKHLAEVTTLEGTDQFDWGEDHKYEQAIGVGECAGVIMDVVGGILQDAQEKLSLAQETVAEGMFADSIYHSYAALIIGAKGLLLSEDFKCNTHAGIIKDFQEHFVDSGKIKLEGTFSDLVLNLKTQEPSEELAKDYIVKSADFIKQVSVIREAQLSENGQDKSVVGSYYKA from the coding sequence ATGAGTAAACAACTTGAGCATTTAGCGCCAGCCGTTCAAAAAGATATAAAGGAATTAGAAACTAAGATTGAAAGATTCCAACTAGGTCAAATGGATGAAGAAAAGTTTAAGCTTTACCGTTTGACAAGAGGTGTTTATGGACAGCGTCAACTAGGCGTACATATGTTCAGAACAAAGATTCCTTATGGGAAATTGACTGCTGATCAGTTGATTCGTTTGGCAGATACCTCTGAAAAATATACAAATGGTAATCTTCACTTGACTACTCGTCAGAATATTCAGTATCACTACGTGAAATTGAATGACTCTCCATTGATTTGGAAAGAACTTGGTGAGCTAGGAGTAACAGCGCGTGAAGCTTGTGGTAATACAGTCCGTAACATGACTGCGTCTGCAAAAGCAGGTGTTGATCCAAATGAACCATTTGATGTTTCTCCGTATGTACATGCAGCTTATGAGTACTTCTTAAGAAATCCTATTTGTCAGGAAATGGGACGTAAAATTAAGCCTGCATTCTCTTCAAGTGAGCAAGATTCTGCTTTTACTTATATTCATGATTTCGGATTTATCCCGAAAGTGAAAACAGTAGATGGCGAGGAAGTAAGAGGTTTTAAAGTTCTTGTTGGTGGTGGATTGGGAGCTCAGTCTTTCATGGCACCTGTTGCTTTTGAGTTTCTTGAGGAAGATCAAGTAATTCCTTTTATGGAAGCTGCTATTCGTGTTTTTGACAGATACGGAGAAAGAGAGAAAAGACATAAAGCAAGAATGAAGTTCTTGATTAAGAATCTAGGACTTGAAACATTCCTACAATTAGTAGAGGAAGAAAGAAAAGCAATTAAGAGCAAAACTTTCAAGATTGATAGAGAGCTTGTAAAACAACCAACTCCTCCAGAAGCTAAAGAATGGGCTGATGTAGCTCCTTCTGATGCTGCAAAATTTGAACTTTGGAAAGCAACGAACACTTTTGAGCAAAAGCAAAAAGGTTTTTATGGTGTTCAAATCAAAGTTTTAAAAGGAGATATTGATGCTGAAAGAGCAAGGCAATTTGCAGCTGTTGTAAAAGAATTTGCGGCAGATGATATTCGCTTGACAATTAATCAAGGTATCTTAATTAAATATGTTCGTCCAGAAAGCTTTGTGCATTTATTCGAAAAATTGAATGCGCTTGGTTTGGCTGAACCAGGATTTGATTCTACAGGAGATGTAACGTCTTGCCCAGGTACAGATACTTGTAACCTTGGTGTGACAAATAGTATGGGATTAGCAGTTGAGTTAGAAAAACTAATTCAAGAAGAATATCCTCATTTATTGTCGGATGATGCTGTGAAAATCAAGATCAGTGGATGTATGAACTCATGTGGTCAGCACATGGTCGCAAACATTGGTTTCCACGGTAGTTCAATTAAGAAAAAGCCTTTGGTAATTCCAGCTATGCAAGTTGTAATTGGTGGAGGTGTTAATCCTGATGGAGAAGGTTTTATTGCTGAAAAGGTAATTAAAATTCCTACGAAAAGAATTCCTCAAACAGTAAGAATCCTTTTGGATGATTATGAGGAAAACAGAGAGGAAGGAGAATACTACAATAACTACTTCAGAAGACAAGGGAAAATGTACTTCTATGGTATCTTGAAGCATTTAGCTGAGGTAACCACACTTGAAGGTACAGATCAATTTGACTGGGGTGAAGATCATAAATATGAGCAAGCAATTGGTGTTGGAGAATGTGCTGGTGTAATCATGGACGTTGTTGGAGGAATTCTTCAAGACGCTCAAGAGAAACTATCATTGGCTCAAGAAACAGTTGCTGAAGGAATGTTTGCAGATAGTATCTACCATAGTTATGCAGCTTTAATCATTGGAGCTAAAGGATTACTTTTGAGTGAGGATTTCAAGTGTAATACACATGCTGGTATCATCAAAGATTTCCAAGAGCACTTTGTAGATAGTGGAAAAATTAAATTAGAAGGAACATTCTCGGATTTAGTATTGAATTTGAAAACTCAAGAGCCTTCAGAGGAATTGGCAAAAGATTATATCGTAAAATCTGCTGATTTCATCAAACAAGTGAGTGTGATTAGAGAAGCACAACTTTCAGAAAACGGACAAGATAAGTCTGTAGTAGGAAGTTATTACAAAGCATAA
- the cobA gene encoding uroporphyrinogen-III C-methyltransferase yields the protein MVSHIHPKVSLIGAGPGDPDLLTIKGMKALQEASVVLYDALVDESMLDLAPKNALKVYVGKRAGQHSFKQEEINQLIVDYAFSHGHVVRLKGGDPFIFGRGHEEMIWAQKSGVEVSIVPGISSCYSLAELQGIPLTRRRVSESFWVLTATTREGKLSDDIALAAQSSATVVILMGMRKLGKIVNEFQTVGKNDTPVMIIQNGSRPDEKVVTATVDTIETVVEEEKIGAPAIIVVGKVISLEKLQKKVYQYQMSEN from the coding sequence ATGGTTAGTCATATACACCCAAAAGTTTCCTTGATCGGGGCAGGTCCTGGTGACCCAGATTTATTGACGATTAAAGGTATGAAAGCATTGCAAGAAGCTAGTGTTGTGCTTTATGATGCCTTAGTTGATGAATCAATGCTTGATTTAGCTCCTAAAAATGCACTGAAAGTGTATGTGGGAAAAAGAGCAGGACAACATAGTTTCAAACAAGAAGAAATTAATCAATTGATCGTTGATTACGCTTTTTCGCATGGACATGTTGTACGTTTGAAAGGCGGAGATCCTTTTATCTTTGGTCGAGGACATGAAGAAATGATTTGGGCTCAAAAAAGTGGAGTTGAAGTAAGTATCGTACCTGGTATTTCTTCATGTTATTCATTGGCTGAGTTACAAGGAATTCCTTTGACAAGACGTCGTGTGTCAGAAAGCTTTTGGGTGTTGACGGCAACTACAAGAGAAGGGAAGCTCTCAGATGATATAGCTCTAGCAGCTCAGTCGTCTGCAACAGTTGTCATCCTCATGGGAATGAGAAAGTTAGGGAAAATTGTAAACGAATTTCAGACCGTAGGAAAAAATGACACTCCAGTGATGATTATTCAGAATGGGAGTAGACCTGATGAGAAAGTAGTTACGGCTACTGTAGATACAATTGAGACTGTAGTTGAAGAAGAAAAAATTGGTGCTCCTGCTATTATTGTAGTAGGTAAAGTAATCTCTCTAGAGAAATTACAGAAGAAAGTGTACCAATATCAAATGTCAGAAAACTAA
- a CDS encoding RNA polymerase sigma-70 factor: protein MNGPNPSLNTGDSEEVIIKKIQGGDRQMWEEVVKHYYPALLNFIVAMVKDRETAEELVQDIFVNFWVKREKINITTSLKAYLYRASRNHTLNYIKRRNFEQDYQRSLLYTQKWHHNETEDQFHFNELEKKLNQAIDTLPEKSKEIFLLSRFEGLTYKEIAETLDIPVRTVHYQIGNALKHIRSELKGIANPNLMTFIPWLLLGFYFLKPF from the coding sequence ATGAACGGACCAAATCCAAGTTTAAATACAGGAGATAGCGAAGAAGTCATTATTAAAAAGATACAAGGTGGAGACAGACAGATGTGGGAAGAAGTTGTGAAACACTACTATCCTGCACTTCTAAACTTCATTGTAGCAATGGTAAAAGACCGCGAAACTGCTGAAGAACTTGTTCAAGATATATTTGTAAACTTTTGGGTTAAAAGAGAGAAAATAAATATCACGACATCTCTGAAGGCTTACCTTTATAGAGCTAGCCGCAACCATACACTCAATTATATTAAGAGAAGAAACTTTGAACAAGACTACCAAAGAAGTTTACTTTATACTCAAAAATGGCATCATAATGAGACAGAAGATCAATTTCATTTCAACGAACTTGAGAAGAAGTTAAACCAAGCTATTGATACTCTGCCCGAAAAATCTAAAGAAATATTTTTACTAAGTCGTTTTGAAGGACTAACGTATAAAGAAATCGCTGAGACTTTAGATATACCTGTTCGAACAGTTCATTACCAAATAGGTAATGCACTAAAACATATTCGTTCAGAGCTAAAAGGTATTGCAAACCCCAACTTAATGACCTTTATTCCTTGGCTACTTTTAGGCTTTTATTTTTTAAAACCTTTTTAA
- a CDS encoding DUF4905 domain-containing protein — MRLQTLFSTEGNIWKIYFDQYSKTLLVETRFDGEKSSAFSALKPLDGNLLWQELQLDENLWTGVAAFNHGKLGIHIYDEEKSYPLPRDLVVMDVATGDFSWNKEHVQLLDFTTDTAIVQDLNEDNKHLFLDVQSGTELTNKTTIPSQKSDSPILNPIEYVQENEHFQTFEKFLEKKFNHVPFKSIEYLETEKNLILSYYIKSGKILQQFLLVLTREGNVLYHEIIGKSEKGVGLDTFMIYENVLLFTKDQNQLISIDLN, encoded by the coding sequence ATGCGACTACAAACTCTTTTTAGTACAGAAGGAAATATCTGGAAAATTTACTTTGACCAATACAGTAAAACTTTACTGGTTGAGACTCGATTTGATGGGGAAAAATCTTCCGCTTTTTCAGCTTTAAAACCTCTAGATGGAAATCTTTTATGGCAAGAACTACAGCTCGATGAAAACCTGTGGACTGGGGTAGCTGCATTTAATCATGGGAAATTAGGTATACATATTTACGATGAAGAGAAGTCATATCCTTTACCTAGAGATTTAGTGGTTATGGATGTTGCTACAGGTGATTTTTCTTGGAATAAAGAACATGTCCAATTACTTGATTTCACTACTGACACAGCAATTGTACAAGACCTAAATGAAGATAATAAACATCTTTTCTTAGATGTTCAGTCTGGTACGGAGTTAACAAATAAAACTACAATACCTAGCCAAAAGTCTGATTCACCAATTCTTAACCCAATAGAGTATGTTCAAGAAAATGAACACTTTCAGACTTTTGAGAAATTTTTAGAAAAAAAGTTTAATCATGTCCCTTTTAAGTCCATTGAATACTTAGAGACTGAAAAGAACTTGATTTTGAGTTATTACATTAAAAGTGGAAAAATACTCCAACAGTTTTTATTAGTATTAACAAGAGAGGGCAATGTTCTTTACCATGAAATAATTGGTAAATCTGAGAAAGGCGTCGGCCTAGATACTTTTATGATTTACGAAAATGTTCTCCTTTTCACAAAGGATCAAAATCAGCTAATCTCGATCGATTTAAATTAG
- a CDS encoding DUF368 domain-containing protein produces MKEQVLIYLKGIAMGGADVVPGVSGGTIAFITGIYERLLNAINSVNPSTFQLLLKGDLKAFWEKIDGKFLLPLFAGIATAILSLAKLMKYLLEAQPILLWSFFFGLIIVSAIQVGQQVKNWNITTVLALIVGAAFSFYITLISPAQAPEGAIYTFIAGAVAICAMILPGISGAFILLLMGQYKHIMSAISNFQIETIAIFASGCVVGILSFSKVLGFLFKRFHDATVALLTGFMIGSLNKVWPWKEVVETYVDRHGETKPLVEQNISPFDFQMITGVDNQLFMAIGLCFLGGFLIFFMQFAERKLSSRN; encoded by the coding sequence ATGAAAGAACAGGTGTTGATCTACTTAAAAGGGATCGCAATGGGAGGTGCTGATGTAGTACCAGGTGTTTCTGGAGGTACGATAGCATTTATCACAGGAATCTATGAAAGGTTACTTAATGCAATCAATTCTGTGAATCCGAGTACATTTCAACTTTTATTAAAAGGGGATCTGAAAGCTTTTTGGGAGAAAATTGACGGTAAGTTTCTGTTACCTCTTTTTGCAGGAATAGCAACGGCTATTTTATCACTAGCCAAGTTGATGAAGTATTTGTTGGAAGCTCAGCCTATTTTACTTTGGTCTTTCTTTTTTGGTTTGATTATCGTTTCAGCAATTCAAGTAGGACAGCAAGTAAAGAATTGGAATATAACAACAGTATTGGCATTAATTGTTGGAGCAGCTTTCTCCTTTTATATTACACTTATTTCTCCAGCACAAGCACCTGAAGGTGCGATATATACTTTTATTGCAGGAGCAGTTGCAATTTGTGCTATGATTCTTCCAGGAATTTCTGGCGCATTTATTTTATTGTTGATGGGACAGTATAAGCATATCATGTCTGCTATTTCTAACTTTCAGATTGAAACAATTGCTATTTTTGCATCTGGATGTGTAGTTGGTATTTTAAGCTTTTCAAAAGTATTAGGGTTCTTATTTAAAAGATTCCATGACGCTACTGTGGCACTTCTTACGGGTTTTATGATTGGTTCTTTGAACAAAGTTTGGCCTTGGAAGGAAGTTGTAGAAACTTATGTGGACAGACATGGTGAGACAAAACCACTTGTAGAGCAGAATATTAGTCCATTTGATTTTCAGATGATTACTGGAGTAGATAATCAATTGTTTATGGCTATCGGCTTATGTTTTTTGGGTGGCTTTTTGATTTTCTTTATGCAATTTGCTGAAAGAAAATTGTCATCTAGGAACTAG
- a CDS encoding FecR family protein, with protein sequence MNIDWQLIAKYIGNEVSTEERTLVEAKARENDSFAELLKDTQDIWNRSENLGKKGFIETDAAAHHLLMIELQDKINEWESEEAVLASYLENGFTDEKVINSFSDKDLLDESAFIWEKSKDIAGKNDLEINFQDVFNSLNQKISDQENKIETKQVDFTPKKKVTESVWKVQNIAAAVTLLIASLGILFVLNSSSQLEVVALNQTQKVDLPDGTEVWLQKGASLKYPESFGNTREVDLEGNAFFEVAKNASKPFIIHTGETYTKVLGTSFLLENTNNETSINVFSGKVQFGNENNQIFLIKSEAAAVKDGHISKTKFEVQNRVNFIQDALVFKNTPLSKASHILNTAFQAEIVLDQKISNKNISGDFSGKSLNEIVKIIEEIYGTTSEVKKDGSIYMK encoded by the coding sequence ATGAATATAGATTGGCAATTGATAGCAAAATATATCGGTAACGAGGTCTCGACAGAAGAGCGTACTTTAGTCGAAGCTAAAGCTCGTGAAAATGATTCTTTTGCCGAATTGTTAAAAGATACCCAAGATATTTGGAACAGATCTGAAAATCTTGGAAAAAAAGGATTTATAGAAACTGACGCAGCAGCTCATCATCTACTTATGATTGAGCTTCAAGATAAAATCAACGAGTGGGAAAGTGAAGAAGCCGTTTTAGCTAGTTATTTAGAAAACGGGTTTACTGACGAAAAAGTCATTAACTCTTTTTCAGATAAAGATCTTTTGGATGAATCTGCATTTATTTGGGAGAAATCAAAAGACATTGCCGGCAAAAATGATTTAGAAATAAATTTCCAAGATGTCTTCAATTCTTTAAATCAAAAAATCTCAGATCAAGAAAATAAAATTGAAACCAAACAAGTTGACTTTACTCCTAAGAAAAAAGTGACTGAATCAGTTTGGAAAGTCCAGAATATTGCAGCCGCAGTTACTCTATTGATTGCTTCTTTGGGAATTCTATTTGTACTTAATTCAAGTTCACAACTGGAAGTTGTAGCCCTAAATCAGACACAAAAGGTAGATTTACCTGATGGAACTGAAGTTTGGCTACAAAAAGGAGCATCACTTAAATACCCTGAATCATTCGGAAATACAAGAGAAGTTGACCTAGAAGGAAATGCATTCTTTGAAGTTGCTAAAAACGCATCCAAACCATTCATCATTCATACAGGAGAAACTTATACCAAGGTACTTGGTACTTCATTTTTATTGGAAAATACTAACAATGAAACTTCAATAAATGTATTCTCTGGGAAGGTTCAATTTGGGAATGAAAACAATCAAATCTTCTTGATAAAGAGTGAAGCCGCTGCGGTAAAAGATGGACACATCTCAAAAACAAAGTTTGAAGTTCAGAATAGAGTCAACTTTATACAAGATGCTTTAGTATTTAAAAATACACCTTTAAGTAAAGCCTCTCATATTCTTAATACTGCTTTCCAAGCGGAAATTGTTTTAGATCAAAAAATATCTAATAAAAATATCTCGGGTGATTTCTCTGGAAAAAGTTTAAATGAAATCGTAAAAATTATCGAAGAGATTTACGGTACTACTTCCGAAGTTAAAAAGGATGGAAGTATCTATATGAAATAA
- a CDS encoding DUF4412 domain-containing protein, whose amino-acid sequence MRKLIICSLLVGCMAFGFTSYAQDPQGDAYGYRAGLRDASSEVRDNYNFDLMLLYEFVSQTQGRKESTELKYWVNKKHPYFAAEIPERTEDTNTEVVTVFDHDKEQMVSFSEDRGNKRAMVLPLDPSQKKKKDLFDEEAFNRRFKATGKTRKINNYKCEEYIAEDDEGKVSVWLTEVEFEIGILPGSMQKKEEIKKAFGKDKPVLFMEMSFEDKTSGEKGQIIIKDIEKSEKEISSTDYRVLGLDKEMYDEFKKMLPEQEQENQTEND is encoded by the coding sequence ATGAGAAAATTAATTATTTGTAGCCTACTTGTAGGGTGTATGGCTTTTGGCTTTACGTCCTATGCTCAAGACCCTCAAGGCGATGCATACGGTTATCGTGCGGGGTTGAGAGATGCGTCATCTGAAGTGAGGGATAACTACAATTTTGATTTGATGTTGCTCTATGAATTTGTATCTCAAACTCAAGGTCGAAAAGAGTCCACTGAGTTAAAGTATTGGGTGAACAAAAAGCACCCTTATTTTGCTGCTGAAATCCCTGAAAGAACAGAGGATACAAATACGGAAGTGGTCACAGTTTTCGATCATGATAAAGAACAAATGGTTAGCTTTTCAGAAGATAGAGGGAATAAAAGAGCAATGGTTCTACCTTTAGATCCTTCACAGAAAAAGAAGAAAGATTTGTTCGATGAAGAAGCTTTCAATAGAAGGTTTAAGGCAACAGGGAAAACTAGGAAGATTAATAATTATAAGTGCGAGGAGTATATCGCTGAAGATGATGAAGGTAAGGTGAGTGTTTGGCTTACAGAGGTAGAGTTTGAGATTGGAATTTTACCAGGAAGTATGCAAAAGAAAGAAGAAATCAAGAAAGCTTTTGGGAAAGACAAGCCTGTCTTATTTATGGAAATGTCTTTTGAGGATAAAACTTCTGGAGAGAAAGGTCAGATTATCATAAAGGATATCGAAAAATCTGAAAAAGAAATAAGCTCTACTGATTACAGAGTTTTGGGTTTGGACAAAGAAATGTATGATGAGTTCAAAAAAATGTTACCAGAACAGGAGCAAGAGAATCAGACTGAAAATGATTAA
- a CDS encoding sensor histidine kinase — MKFEILLGSDDDFSFKDKVFHTSLLLGCFGTMFAFVTHPSKSEIGGFIYGFLVLSLASTIAYVLSRFYKQTSTAMYFLICGQSIFIFLEWMWQEGLSGTSSFTFILVLIFSLHLFPRAKHKYVYLILLSLLAFLVLGETFYPSLIQPTVVAEGVRTHQFFFDSIVLALLIYIFKKEEEKSNSDLISQKLSYKLLIESIKDDYLLATIDEKGDLSYMSPSPLALCEVYDPEYGYRPFFSLLVKITKKLESCQDVKIKEERFQLKTGEEIYLQIHFYESFNEGKSKNLIIHEVTSQVKARNQLSKSVEKERELNTLRNEFISMVSHQFRTPLTTISSATELLRLNLSRIPLSTKLESSLNKKFTQVDTSIEHLTKMMQALLLLSEIQEENADVEFEELHISNLIESVIQGEKFRNVELNIEGVSRKVAVLELKFKEMLTHLLNNALNFSVHTSQYPIINIQFEKEYYKIQIIDFGIGMSDSDLQNIGKPFFRAKGVENSKGLGLGLVFVKNIVGLHKGKVDFVSTKDVGTQVSLRFPYVIANATSVKQSKSLDQPEY; from the coding sequence ATGAAATTTGAGATACTTTTAGGGAGTGACGACGACTTTAGTTTCAAGGATAAGGTATTTCACACTAGTTTACTTTTAGGGTGTTTTGGAACTATGTTCGCTTTTGTAACCCATCCATCTAAAAGTGAAATTGGTGGTTTTATTTATGGCTTTTTAGTGCTGTCATTAGCTTCTACAATCGCATATGTTCTTAGTAGATTTTATAAACAGACAAGTACAGCTATGTACTTTCTGATTTGTGGACAGTCTATTTTTATTTTTTTGGAGTGGATGTGGCAAGAAGGTTTGTCAGGTACAAGTAGTTTTACTTTTATTCTGGTCTTAATATTTTCATTGCACTTATTTCCAAGAGCCAAGCATAAATATGTTTATCTCATATTATTATCCTTATTAGCGTTTCTTGTTTTAGGGGAAACATTTTATCCATCTCTAATCCAACCGACTGTCGTAGCTGAAGGGGTAAGAACACATCAGTTTTTCTTTGACTCAATTGTTCTAGCATTACTTATCTATATTTTTAAGAAAGAAGAAGAGAAATCTAATTCAGATCTAATTAGCCAAAAGCTTTCCTATAAATTATTAATTGAGTCAATTAAAGACGATTATCTATTGGCGACAATTGATGAAAAAGGAGATTTAAGTTATATGAGTCCTTCACCCTTGGCTTTATGTGAAGTTTATGATCCAGAATATGGGTACAGACCTTTTTTCTCTTTGTTAGTGAAAATCACGAAGAAGTTGGAATCTTGTCAAGATGTTAAGATTAAAGAGGAAAGGTTTCAATTGAAGACGGGAGAAGAAATTTACCTTCAAATTCATTTCTATGAGAGTTTTAATGAAGGGAAATCAAAGAATCTCATTATACATGAAGTAACCTCACAAGTAAAAGCTAGAAATCAATTATCTAAGTCCGTAGAGAAAGAACGAGAATTGAATACGCTGAGAAATGAATTTATTTCGATGGTTTCACATCAATTCAGAACACCACTAACTACAATTTCGAGTGCAACTGAACTACTCAGACTTAATTTATCACGAATCCCCTTGTCTACGAAATTGGAAAGTTCTCTAAATAAGAAGTTTACACAAGTAGATACATCAATTGAACACCTCACAAAGATGATGCAGGCATTGTTATTATTGAGTGAGATTCAAGAAGAAAATGCTGATGTGGAATTTGAAGAGTTACACATTTCTAATTTAATAGAGTCTGTAATTCAAGGAGAAAAGTTTCGAAATGTAGAATTAAATATTGAAGGAGTATCTAGAAAAGTAGCTGTTCTAGAATTGAAGTTTAAAGAGATGCTTACTCATTTATTGAATAATGCACTTAACTTTTCAGTTCATACCTCGCAATATCCAATCATCAATATTCAATTTGAGAAAGAGTATTATAAAATTCAGATCATTGATTTTGGTATTGGGATGTCAGACTCTGATTTACAAAATATAGGAAAGCCTTTTTTTAGAGCGAAAGGAGTTGAAAATTCTAAAGGTTTAGGGTTAGGATTAGTCTTTGTAAAAAATATTGTAGGGTTACATAAAGGAAAGGTTGACTTTGTGAGTACAAAAGATGTAGGAACTCAGGTTAGTCTTCGTTTCCCTTATGTAATTGCAAATGCTACTTCAGTAAAGCAATCTAAAAGTTTGGATCAACCTGAATACTAA